The Pseudomonas nunensis genome includes the window CTTGAGTTGGTGTACCACCGCTTGATGCTGTTGGCCCCCGACGAGGATCTGCCGGCCAGTGAGCGCAGTCTCGTAAACGTCACCATGGCGGGAGAGTTCGATGAACTACCACCCCATACAGCCGCCTTAGCGCGCTTTCATTCGGGGCAGCGCCCAACAGTTGATGACCTCAAGTTTTTACCGGAGGTCTATCAACGCGACGCCACCGCAGAGGTCGCGTGGGCCGCCATCGATACAGGCCGCCCCGAAGATGCGTTGGCACTCTACCGAGAGCAGCGTCCAGTTCCCGTGTGGCACCTGATGGCGCTGCATGACACTGTGCAATGGCGACTCCCTTTACGTTATTTAGACCTCGAATACCGTGCCAGGACTGCCAACGAACCCAACACGCAACGTCGCGAGAGCATTGACGAGTCAAGAGCTGTGACCGCTTTTCTACACTTGTGGCGAAGAGAGTTTTATGAAATCGCAAGCCCTGATGATGAAGCATTCACAATCAAACTTTCATCAAGTACGAGAACCGCTCACTTGCGGGCTGCCGCAGCATGGGGAGTAGCCGCTTTGCTTGATGGAGAACTCAAGCATCCGGGGTGGCTTGCGATGCGAAAGATGCTTGGGCCCGAATTCAAACATGGCCAAAGAGATGCGCTCGTTGCCAAAGCAGAGGCCCGGCTGTGGTTGCTACTTTGGAGCGCTGGGCACTTGAAACCTGATGACAGGATTCCGATTCTGGCTGAGTCCCTTGCACTGACCCCTAGTTTTTCGAGCAAACTGGTCAGTCTCTGGGATGACGTCCCCAATGAGCACCGGAACCAGGAAATGCACCAGGAAATGAAGATTCGCTTGCCCGCTCCAGTCGCGATGCTGACCGGAAAACTGGCACGCAATATTGAATTTTCCATTCAAAAGGATCGGGTCAACCAGCGAAGTAACTTGGAAGCTGCTGGTTTTGCTCCTCAGGATTTCCTGCCTGGCCTGATGACAGAACTTCAACCCGCGACCCGTAGATTGCTGCGATTGTTTGTCTCCAATAAGCATTCACGAGAAACCCTCGTTCATTCTCTGCTTGATTACCCCCACTCCCTATTTTCCGACTTTACGCCGAGTGACTTGAAACCAAATCAGTGGTTCAAGGCTGCCTCTGAAGGTGATGGCCTGCGAGCGACCTTGCCACTGATTGAATGGTGTGGGCGACTGGGGCAACTCTCCCAAGTGTGCCGCGTCGCTGGCAATATGTCCGATGAGGAGACCGGACCCTCGCTGCTTGAATTGGCGAGCGCCTGGCGCATGCTCGAAGGAGTCTGCGCCAGGGAAACGAATTACATACGACGGAAATTAACGCCTTAACGATAAGGTTCCAGCTAATTTGGGTAAGGCGCAGGCAATGTCCACTCGGCCTTGTCGACGCCCAGCTCTTTCGCCGCAAAGTACGCCTAATGCGGATCAGCCAAGTGCGCACGCCCCACGGAGACCAGGTCCAGTTGCCCGGCCACCGCAGCGTTCGATTAGCTGGTCAATTAAGCTATCTGAAAGTCGCTCGGCGACACCGGATCAGTAACGCTGTACAACACGTGAGAAGACAAGCTGGCGTCGCGCGGGCTTACGTGACTCACGGCCGGCTACTCAACCGTACCGTATTACCTGAGTGTACAAATCCTGCCCGGCATCGATCTCTTGACGCGCTATCACCTCGAGTTCCTTGGCAAATTGCGTCATGGTTGACTGATAATCCTTGCCGTCGGCCGGGTCTAGGATATAGGCCTTGGTATTGTCGAATGTCCCGTCGCCCACCACTCCGCGTAGCACTCGTACGTGGCGACGCAGCCCGCCGGCGTCCAGACCGGCCGCGATCCACAGCGGCCCGTGCTGCTTGAGCAGGCTCTCATACCCTTGCGGCTTGAAGTTTTGCGGCGCTTCAACTCCCATGCCCAGACGCGAAGCGAAATCTGCAAACTGCGGTCCGCTCAAGCCGGTGCCGTTATTGAACAGGCTCACGTACTGCGGGCCGGCCATCGTCGCCACTTCCAGCTCCGAATAAGCCCTGCCCTTCTTCCAGCTTACCAGCATGGCGGCAGCCGCTGCCCAGCAGCTCCAGCCTGTTGTTTGTTTGATCGGTTTTACATCCAGCATCGTATTGAGTGTGGCCATCACTTTTCCCTCTTCATGTAACAGATGGAGGCACCTGGGCGCCGCCGGAGCGATCGAACTTGACCAGTTCGACCCTGGAATCGGCGCCCGCGACTGTTGCCCAGCGCCAAATAAACAAAGCTCGGCGCCGCACCTGACCCAGCGCAAGGTCGCGCGTCAAATCCTCGAATTCGATGCGCTGCGGTAGCGGCCCCGCAGCATGCAACACCACCGACATCGATTTTTCTTCCGCACCCGGGCCGATCACCGAAAATACGCAGGGCGCCGGTGCAACCACTGCCTGGGCGACGATATCGACCTCCACCACCAACTCATGCGTGGCGTCGTAAAGCATAGACAAGGTCAGCCGGTCACCGGGGAGCAAAGCCGAACTGGTACTGGCTTCTTCCGGGGAGTACAACTGCGACAGTGCAATCGCGTACGGTTTGCCCTGGTCCAGTGGGTATCGTTTGTCGGGGCCGGGCGTCACATCTTCCACCGCCAGTGGAGCGGACAGGACGGGTTTATGATCGCGGTCCCCCGCACGGGAAAAAGTGATGCGCAAGCGCGGTTTGAAATCGCTGTCGTCCTTGGCAAACAAACCGGACTCGCGGGCCGTCACACCGAACGCCAGATACAAGGTCGACCCGACGTCATATTCCTTGCGGTCGGTCGCCAGTACGATGCGTTTGCTGTTCCCGCTGCCTGCGACTTCCTTGGCATGAAACCTGGTGGGGCTTGCCAGTTGCCGGTCGTACGAAGGATCCCCGAATGCGATGGTCGTGGTGCGAACCGGCAGCACGCTGCGGATGCCTGGATCGAGCACCAGCCTGATCGTGCACAGGCTTACCGTCGCTTCCGGCAGCGCGGCCGCGTTGCCGGAAGCGACATTCGATGGGCGCACCCAGAACAACAGGCGGATCGAAGTATCGACGCTGGCCGCGCGCAACAATGCGCGCACCTGCGCCACTTGCGTACATTCCCAGCTGAAGTCAGCGCTAAACTCCACTTTATTGATGACGCTCAGCGCGAACCTACTGCTGCCAATCTCCAGGCTCGCCGCGCGATCAAGCTCGAGGCCGGCGATCTTGTTGCCCCCCTCCACTCCGCCTGCCTTACGGGCGCTGACAGCGACCGACAGCTTGCCATTCCAGTTCTGCCCGATCAGTTCGCCGCCGAGGATGCGTAAGGCCACCCTGACTTGTCCTGTGCCGCCGCCGATGCGCAGGATGTCGACGTTGCCGTCAAAAGTCTTGAACAACGTGTAATGGCCTGCGCTGTCGAGGTCGGCCTCCGACAGGTAGGTTCGTCTGCGAAACGCCAGCTCAGGCAACCCGGTCTTCTGCGCGA containing:
- a CDS encoding papain-like cysteine protease family protein produces the protein MATLNTMLDVKPIKQTTGWSCWAAAAAMLVSWKKGRAYSELEVATMAGPQYVSLFNNGTGLSGPQFADFASRLGMGVEAPQNFKPQGYESLLKQHGPLWIAAGLDAGGLRRHVRVLRGVVGDGTFDNTKAYILDPADGKDYQSTMTQFAKELEVIARQEIDAGQDLYTQVIRYG